A genomic segment from Callithrix jacchus isolate 240 chromosome 8, calJac240_pri, whole genome shotgun sequence encodes:
- the OR6J1 gene encoding olfactory receptor 6J1, with the protein MGNGTAAVTEFVLLGFALSREAELLFLVLLLPTVLLTLLGNLLIISTMLSCSCLHTPMYFFLCNLSTLDILFTSVISPKVLANLGSGDKTISFAGCITQCYFYFFLGTVEFLLLTVMSYDRYAAICCPLRYTTIMRPPACIGTIVFSSVGGFLFVLFPTILISQLPFCGSNIINHFFCDSGPLLALACADTTAIELMDFMLSSVVILCCIVLVAYSYMYIILTVVRIPSASGRKKAFNTCASHLTIVIISSGTTVFVYVTPSQKEYLEINEVPSVLSSVVTPFLNPFIYTLRNDRMQGVLRGVWVRVRGVLEKTMRAVLRSSLSSNKDHQGGACSSPPPICCVKPQC; encoded by the coding sequence ATGGGGAACGGGACTGCAGCGGTGACTGAGTTTGTTCTGCTGGGGTTTGCCCTGAGCAGGGAGGCAGAGCTGCTGTTCCTGGTGCTCCTGCTGCCCACGGTCCTGCTGACTCTTCTGGGGAACCTGCTCATCATCTCCACCATGCTGTCCTGCTCCTGCCTCCACACCCCCATGTACTTCTTCTTGTGCAACCTCTCCACTCTGGACATCCTTTTCACCTCAGTCATCTCTCCAAAAGTGTTGGCCAACTTAGGATCTGGGGATAAAACCATCTCCTTTGCCGGATGCATTACCCAGTGCTATTTCTACTTCTTCTTGGGCACAGTTGAGTTCCTTCTGCTAACGGTCATGTCCTATGACCGCTATGCCGCCATCTGCTGCCCCCTACGATACACCACCATCATGAGACCTCCTGCCTGCATTGGGACCATTGTGTTCTCTTCGGTGGGAGGCTTCCTTTTTGTGCTCTTTCCAACCATCCTCATCTCCCAGCTGCCCTTCTGTGGCTCCAACATCATTAACCACTTCTTCTGTGACAGTGGACCTTTGCTGGCCCTGGCCTGTGCAGACACCACTGCCATCGAGCTGATGGATTTTATGCTTTCTTCCGTGGTCATCCTGTGCTGCATAGTCCTTGTGGCCTATTCCTACATGTACATCATCTTGACAGTAGTGCGCATTCCTTCTGCAAGTGGAAGGAAGAAGGCCTTTAATACCTGTGCTTCCCACCTGACCATAGTCATCATTTCTAGTGGCACCACTGTGTTTGTCTATGTGACCCCCTCCCAAAAAGAATATCTGGAAATCAACGAGGTCCCTTCAGTACTGAGCAGTGTGGTGACTCCATTCCTCAACCCTTTTATATATACACTGAGGAATGACAGAATGCAGGGAGTCCTCAGGGGTGTGTGGGTCAGGGTTCGAGGAGTTTTAGAAAAGACAATGAGGGCTGTGCTGAGGAGCAGTTTGTCCTCCAACAAAGACCACCAAGGAGGGGCTTGCTCTTCTCCACCACCTATCTGTTGTGTAAAGCCCCAGTGTTAG